CGAGGGCGAGGTTGCGCACCATCCGCCGCAAAAGGCCCAGCGGGTTCTCCGGCGCCTCTCTCAGCGCCGCGCTCGACAGACACCGCACTGCCGCGTCCTGCACCACGTCCTCCGCCCTGTCCGGCGATCCCAGGATGCGGATGGCGTCGCACAGCAGCATGTCGCGCTCCTCGACGAGATGGGCCAGCAGGAGCCGTCGCACCCGCGCCCGTTCGGCAGACAGATGAGGGGCGGCATTCGAAAATTCGGCGGAGTGTTTTATCTCAGACATGGCAATCCCGGTGTGGTGGATCAAAAGACCTACCGGGCACAGCGCTGAGTGGATGGGCAACAGATACACCAGGGAGCGACACACTCCAAGCGAGAGTTTTTCAATACGCGAACATCCCCCGCGTGCATTCGCCCGCGGGGGAAAACGTCACTCCGCCGCGACCGCCTGCCTGTCGTCGAACAGGTCGCTGAGCGTCTCGACGATCTCCGCCGATCGCTGCGCGAGAACGGACAGAAGCGTGTCGCTCAGCCCGTGGCTCACCTCGCTGTAGCCCTGCACGAAGACGGCAGGTGAGAATCCATCCTTCATCGACAGGCGGTAATCCCTCCCGGTGCGGAAGTCTTCGCAGAAACCGGCGATCCCGTGCAGCACGGTCTCGTCGAGCTGCCGGAGATAGCCGGTGGCGAAGATCACCCTGTCATACTCCGCTTCCGACATACCGTGCCGGTGCTCGAAGTGCAGGCGCAGGCGGGCGCCCGAGTCGGACAGCCCCGCGATCCGCGTCTGGCTGCGCAGCGCAAGGCGCCCCTCGCCGAGCACGGATTGCTCGTAGAGCTTGGTATAGATGTCGAGGATCAGATCCTCGTCGACCACCGCGTAATTCGTGGCCGACAATTCGGCGCGCAGGGCGGCACGGGCGCCTTCCGGCATGGCGTGGAAGGCATCGGTCTGTTCCGGCGCGAAGATCTCGTTCACGAAGGGCGAATCGTCGGAGGGCTTCATCGCGTGCCCGCGCAGGATGAGATCGACGTGCGGGGCCTCCGGGCGCTCCGCGAGATCGTTGAAGATCTCCGCCGCGCTCTGGCCCGCGCCGACCACCGCGATCCGCTCACCGGGGCGCAGGTGCGGGACGACCTTGCGCATGTAGTCGTTTGAATGAAGCACGCGCGGATCGGCCTTCAGGCTGTCGCAGACCGGCGGCAGCCGGGCCGTGCCGCCGGGCGCGATCACGAGGTTGCGGGCGCGATAGCTGTGCGTCCCGCCCGCCGCGTCCTGCGTGAGCACGTCGACGGCCCCGACCGTGTTGCCCTGCCCCACCGGCTCGATCCCCACGACCCGCCGGTCATAGTCGCAATGGCCAAGCTGCTCCGCCACCCAGCCGAGGTAGTCGTTGAATTCCACCCGGCTCGGAAAGAACGTCTTGCGGTTGATGAACGCATTCATCCGGCCCTTTTCGTGCAGGTAGTTGACGAATGTATAGCGGCTTTGCGGATTGCGCTGCGACACAAGATCCTTGAGAAAGGAAATCTGCATGTCCGCACCGGGGATCATCATGCCGGGATGCCAGGCGAAGCCCGGCCGTGCCTCGAGGAACTTCACCCGGATCGGCAGCTCGGTTTCCTCGATCGCGATGGTCAGCGCGAGGTTCGAGGGTCCGAAGCCCACCCCGATAAGGTCGTATGTCTTCTCCTGGTCGGTCGCTGTCATGTCCAGTCTCCTGTTTTGGGAAGGCGGGCGGGCGAAAAGGCCAA
The nucleotide sequence above comes from Celeribacter indicus. Encoded proteins:
- a CDS encoding lysine N(6)-hydroxylase/L-ornithine N(5)-oxygenase family protein produces the protein MTATDQEKTYDLIGVGFGPSNLALTIAIEETELPIRVKFLEARPGFAWHPGMMIPGADMQISFLKDLVSQRNPQSRYTFVNYLHEKGRMNAFINRKTFFPSRVEFNDYLGWVAEQLGHCDYDRRVVGIEPVGQGNTVGAVDVLTQDAAGGTHSYRARNLVIAPGGTARLPPVCDSLKADPRVLHSNDYMRKVVPHLRPGERIAVVGAGQSAAEIFNDLAERPEAPHVDLILRGHAMKPSDDSPFVNEIFAPEQTDAFHAMPEGARAALRAELSATNYAVVDEDLILDIYTKLYEQSVLGEGRLALRSQTRIAGLSDSGARLRLHFEHRHGMSEAEYDRVIFATGYLRQLDETVLHGIAGFCEDFRTGRDYRLSMKDGFSPAVFVQGYSEVSHGLSDTLLSVLAQRSAEIVETLSDLFDDRQAVAAE